In Kytococcus sedentarius DSM 20547, the sequence GGTGTGGCCGCCGTCATCGAGACCCTCAAGGGCCGGCCGCTGTTCGCCCACGTGACCCTCACCCGTTCGGAGCGTTCGCCGATTGCCGCCCTGGTCACGGAGCTGCTGGAGCCCTGAGCCGCCACGCCGACGGCGACCTTGGCCGGTGTCCACCCCCAGGTGGACGCCCGGCGAGTTTGACCAGCGGTAGAGGATGCGCAACAGTGTCGGGTCTGCCCCTGTGTCTGCTGTCCCGCAGGCGATGGGCAGGAGCTCCGACCCCATCGAGTGGAGCTCAGAGGTCTGGGATGTCCCTTCCCGGCCGTGATCTCCGAAGGAAGTCGATGAACGTGACCCCTGAGAATGCGCCCCAGCGCGGCCTGAACGTCGTGCGCCGCCACCCGGTTGCCGGTGCAGCCGTCGCCGTGACGACCCTGGCCTCCGTGGCAGGTGTGACGGTCTCGACGCTTCCGTCGGACCCGCAGCCGGAGAACACCGCTGCGGCCCTGAACCACGAGGTGAAGGCCGACGACCGTGAGGAGCGCGCCAGCCGTTCCGACGCACAGGCCGCGGAGCGCGCCGCCAAGAAGGCCGCCCGGGAGGCCGCCGCGGAGCGCGCCGAGAAGGCGCGCCGCGAAGCCGCGCGCAAGGCCGAGGCCCGCGCCGCAGCCGAGCGGGAGGCAGCCGAGCAGGCTGCCCAGGAGCGCGCAGAGGCGAAGAAGGCCGCCGAGCTGCGAGCGCAGCGCAAGGCCGCGGAGAAGGCCGCCGAGAAGAAGGCCGCCCAGCAGGCTGCCGCGGAGCGCGCCGCCGAGCGCGAGGCCGCTGAGCAGGCTGCCCAGGAGCGCGCCGAGCGGAAGGCTGCTGAGAAGGCTGCGCAGGAGCGGGCTGAGCGCAAGGCTGCCGCCAAGAAGGCCGCTGCCGCGAAGGCTGCTGCCGAGCGCAAGGCCGCTGAGCAGGCTGCCCAGGAGCGCGCCGAGCGGAAGGCTGCTGAGAAGGCTGCGCAGGAGCGGGCTGAGCGCAAGGCTGCCGCCAAGAAGGCCGCTGCCGCGAAGGCTGCTGCCGAGCGCAAGGCCGCTGAGCAGGCTGCCCAGGAGCGCGCTGAGCGCAAGGCTGCTGAGAAGGCTGCGCAGGAGCGCGCCGAGCGCAAGGCTGCTGAGAAGGCTGCCCAGGAGCGCGCTGCGCGCAAGGCCGCTGCCGAGAAGGCTGCCGCCGAGCGCCGCGCTGCGGAGAAGGCCGCGCAGGAGCGTGCCGAGCGCGAGGCCCAGCGCCAACGCGAGTACGCCGAGCACGAGCGCCGTGCCCGCGAGGCCGCCGAGGAGCGCAAGCGCGAGGCCGCCGAGGAGCGCAAGCGCGAGGCCGCCGAGGAGCGCAAGCGCGAGGCCGAGCGCGAGCGGGCCCGTGAGCGCGAGCGTGAGCGTGCGAAGGAGCGCCCGGCGCCGGCCCCCAAGGGTGACGCCCGGTCCATCGGGCGCGCCATGGTCGCCGCCCGCGGGTGGAGTTCTGCCGAGTTCCAGTGCCTCGACAACCTGTTCACGCGTGAGAGCCGGTGGACCTGGAACGCCACCAACCCGAGCTCCGGCGCCTACGGCATCCCGCAGGCGCTGCCCGGCCACAAGATGGCCTCGGCGGGTGCCGACTGGCGCACCAACCCGGCCACGCAGATCGAGTGGGGCCTGGGTTACATCAGCGGCCGCTACGGCACCCCCTGCGGCGCGTGGGCCCACTCCGAGGCGCACAACTGGTACTGAGCCACCCGGTGGCCCCTCCGGGGCGCCGGCCACTGGCCGCACGAGGAAGGCCCCCACCACGCGGTGGGGGCCTTCCTCGCGCCCAGGCCGGGCTCCCGGGGTCCGGAGCCACCGGGGCCGTCGATCAGCGGCCGTGCGGCGTGGCCATGCCCAGCAGGTCGAGCGCCTGGTCCAGCTGCTCCTCGGTGAGGTCGCCGTTCTCCACGTGGCCGCGGTCGATGACCACCTGGCGCACGGTCTTCTTCTCGGCCAAGGACTGCTTGGCCACCTTGGAGGCCGCCTCGTAGCCGATCGCCGAGTTGAGTGCCGTCACGATGGCGGTGGAGGCGCCGGCGTACTCGGCCAGCTGCTCGGTGTTGGCCTCCAGCCCGCTCACGCACCGGTCGGCCAGCACGCGGCTCGCCCCGGCCAGCAGGTCGATCGAGTCGAGCATGTCGGTGGCCATGACCGGCAGCATCACGTTCAGCTCGAACGAGCCGGACGCGCCGCCGAAGGCGATGGTGGCGTCGTTGCCGATCACGCGGGCGCACACCATCAGCGTGGCCTCGGGCACGACGGGGTTCACCTTGCCGGGCATGATCGAGGAGCCGGGCTGCAGCTCTGGTAGGCGCAGCTCGCCCAGGCCGGCGCGGGGGCCGGAGCCCATCCACCGCAGGTCGTTGCAGATCTTGGTCAGGCTGACCGCGAGCAGGCGGGTGGCTGCCGAGAGGTGCACCACGGCGTCCTGCGTCGACTGGGCCTCGAAGTGGTCTGCTGCCTCGCGCATGTCCACTCCGACCTGGCGTGAGAGGTCGGCGATCGCCTTGCCGGCGAACTCCGGGTGGGCGTTCAGACCGGTGCCTGCCGCGGTACCGCCCAGCGGCAGCTCGGCGACGGCCTGCGCGGCCTGGGCGAGGCGCTCCCGGCCGAGCTCGATCTGGCGGGCGTAGCCCCCGAACTCCTGGCCCAGGGTCACCGGGACGGCGTCCATCAGGTGGGTGCGGCCGGCCTTGACCACCTCGGCGAACTCCGTCGCCTTGGCCTCGAGTGCCTTCTGCAGCGTCTTCAGCGCGGGCTCCAGGCGCTCGGCCACGCCCTGCACCATCGCCACCCGCATGGCGGTGGGGAAGGTGTCGTTGGAGGACTGCCCCATGTTCACGTCGTCGTTGGGGTGCACGTCGGTGCCCGCCTGGCGGGCCAGGGTGGCGATGACCTCGTTGGAGTTCATGTTCGTCGAGGTGCCCGACCCGGTCTGGAAGATGTCCACCGGGAAGTGCTCGTCGTGCTCGCCACGGGCCACGGCCTCGGCGGCGGCCACGATGGCGTCGGCCTTGGCCTGGTCCAGGTTGCCCAGCTCGGCGTTGGCGCGGGCCGCGGCGGCCTTGAGCTGGCCGAAGGCGTGGATGACGGCGCCGGGCACGGGGCGGCCGGAGATCGGGAAGTTCTCCACGGCGCGTGCGGTCGAGGCGCCGTAGAGCGCCTCGGCCGGCACCTGCATCTCACCCATGGAGTCGTGTTCAGTGCGGTACTCAGTCATGTCCCCATCATCGCAGGACGATGGGGTGGGCCCGGCCCCTGGCGCCGTCTACACCTTCCGCAGCAGCACCCGCCGCACGGAGTGGTCCGAGCCCTTGCTCAGCACGGCGGTGGCACGGCCCCGGGTCGGTGCGATGTTCTGCTGCAGGTTGGGCCCATTGATGGAGTCCCAGACCGAGAGGGCGAACTCCTCCGCGTCGTGGGCCGACATGTCCGCGTACCGATGGAAGTAGGAGTCCGGGTCGGCGAATGCGGTGGTCCGCAGCTTCTGGAAGCGATCCAGGTACCACCGCTTGACGTCCTCGGTGCGTGCGTCCACGTACACCGAGAAGTCGAAGAAGTCGCTCACGGCCAGTCCGGCGAGGCCGTCGCGGCGGGGCACGGGGGGCTGGAGCACGTTGAGCCCCTCCACGATCAGCACGTCCGGCTGGCGCACGACGACGCTCTCGTCGGGGACGATGTCGTACACGAGGTGCGAGTACACCGGCGCGCTGACCTCGGGGGAGCCCGCCTTGACCGCGGAGACGAAGCGCAGCAGCTTGCGGCGGTCGTAGCTCTCGGGGAAGCCCTTGCGGTCCATGAGCCCGCGGCGCTCCAGCTCGGCGTTGGGGTACAGGAAGCCGTCGGTGGTCACCAGCTGCACGTCGGGGGTCTCGGGCCAGCGGGCCATCAGGTCGTGCAGCAGGCGGGCGGTGGTGGACTTGCCCACCGCGACCGAGCCGGCCACCCCGATGATGAAGGGCGTCCGGGCGGTCGACTCGCCGAGGAACTGGTTGGTGGTGGCGCGCAACCGCTGCGAGTTGGTGACGTACAGGTTGATCAACCGGCACAGGGGCAGGTAGATCTGCTCGACCTCCTCCACGCTGATCCGGTCCCCCAGGCCCTCGATGCGCTGGACGTCGTTGGCGGAGAGGCTCATCGGGTGCGACTGCCGCAGCCGGGCCCAGTCGTCTCGGTCGAGCTCGACGTAGGGGGAGTGGGTCACGGTGCCGTTGGCCATGCGCGCCATTCTGCACGCCGACCGGTGGATGTGCCGCGCCCCACCACGGGCGATCCACGCCGCGGGCCGCGACTCGGTTAGTGTGGACGCCATGTGTGGAATCGTGGGTTTCGTCGGACGCGACAAGAACGAGCGCGCCCTGGATGTCGTCATGGAGGGCCTGGCCCGCCTCGAGTACCGCGGGTATGACTCCGCTGGTGTGGCGCTGGTCGGCGACGACCACGTCGAGATCGCCAAGAAGGCCGGCAAGCTGGTGAACCTGGAGAACGAGCTCCGGAACCACCAGATGCCGGCCACCGACACGGCGATCGGGCACACCCGGTGGGCCACGCACGGTGGTCCCACCGACGAGAATGCCCACCCGCACCGCGGCGGGCAGGACGGCAAGCTCGCCCTCATCCACAACGGCATCATCGAGAACTTCCACTCCCTGCGTGAGGAGCTCGAGGCGGAGGGGACCACCTTCACCTCCGAGACCGACACCGAGGTCGTGGCCCACCTGCTGTCCAAGCACTACGCCGGCGACCTCACCGAGGCCATGCGCACCGTGGTGAACCGCCTCGAGGGCGCGTTCACCCTGCTCGCGGTCCACGCGGACTCGCCGGGGACCGTCGTGGGTGCCCGTCGCAACTCCCCGCTGGTCATCGGCCTCGGGGACGGTGAGAACTACCTCGGCTCCGACGTCGCCGCCTTCATCAGCCACACCAAGCAGGCGATGGAGATGGACCAGGACCAGATCGCCACCATCACCGCTGATGCGGTGACGGTCATCAACTTCGACGGCACCCCCGCCGAGGGCAAGCCCTTCGAGGTCACCTGGGACGCCGCGGCCGCCGAGAAGGGCGGCTACGACACCTTCATGGAGAAGGAGATCAACGACCAGGCCCACGCGGTGCGCGACACCCTGCTGGGCCGGACGGACGCCGAGGGCCTGTTGACCCTGGACGAGATCAAGGTCTCCGAGGACGCGCTGCGCCAGGTCAACAAGATCATCATCATCGCCTGCGGCACGTCCGCCTACGCGGGCATGGTGGCCAAGTACGGCATCGAGCACTGGGCCCGCATCCCGGTCGAGGTCGACCTCGCCCACGAGTTCCGCTATCGCGACCCGGTGCTGGACCCCAACACCCTCGTGGTCTCCATCTCGCAGTCGGGCGAGACCATGGACACGCTGATGGCCGTCCGTCACGCCAAGGAGCTGGGCGCCCGCACACTGTCCATCTGCAACAGCCACGGCTCGAGCATCCCGCGCGAGTCCGACGCCGTGCTCTACACGCACGCCGGCCCCGAGATCGCGGTGGCCTCCACCAAGGCCTTCGTCGCGCAGATCACCGCCTGCTACGTGCTGGGGCTCTACTTCGCCCAGCTCAAGGGCGGCGAGTACGCCGACGAGGCGGGCAAGGTGCTCAAGGACCTGCACGCCATCCCCGAGAAGATCGACGAGCTCCTGGCGGACACGGCACGCATCGAGGAGATCGCGCGCTTCATGGCCGACACCCGCTCGGTGCTCTTCCTCGGGCGCAACGTGGGCTACCCCATCGCGATGGAGGGCGCGCTCAAGCTGAAGGAACTCGCCTACATCCACGCGGAGGGCTTCGCGGCCGGCGAGCTGAAGCACGGCCCGATCGCCCTCATCGAGCCGGGGCAGCCGGTGTTCATCGTGGTGCCGCCGACGGACGCCCCCCACGGGCTGCACGGCAAGGTGGTCTCGAACATCCAGGAGATCCGGGCCCGCGGTGCTCGCACGCTGGTGATCGCCGAGGAGGGCGACGAGCAGGTGGTGCCCTTCGCCGACGAGGTCATCCGCATCCCGGCCTCCACGCCGCTGCTGCAGCCGCTGCTGGCCATCATCCCGCTGCAGCTGTTCTCGCTGCACCTGTCCACGGCCAAGGGCTTGGACGTCGACCAGCCGCGCAACCTGGCCAAGTCCGTCACCGTCGAGTGACCGACCGTCCCAGCGCATGACCCGTTCCACGACCGCCGCCCCGTCTCCTGCACCGGAGGCGGGGCGGTGATCGTGGGGCTCGGGACCGACGTGGTCGAGGTGCAGCGGCTGGGCCGCGCCCTGGCACGCACGCCCGCCCTGGCTGCCCGCCTCTTCACCGATGCGGAGCGCGACCTCCCGCTGGAGTCGCTCGCCGCCCGCTTCGCCGCCAAGGAGGCGGTGGCCAAGGCGTTGGGTTCACCTCCGGGGCTGGGCTTCCTGCAGGCGGAGGTCCTCCGCGGTGACCAGGGCCGGCCGGTCCTGCGCGTGACCGGGGAGGCGGCCCGGGTAGCGGCCGAACTGGGTGTCACCCGCTGGCACGTCTCGCTCTCGCACGACGCCGGTGTGGCGGTGGCCAGCGTCGTCGCGGAGGGGGACTGAGGTGCGAGCAGCCCACCACCCGGACGACGTGCGCCGCATCGAGCAGGCGCAGGGCGAGCTGTTCCGCGACGGCACGCTCATGCAGCGTGCCGCCCGGGCGGTTGCCAAGGCAGTGGACCACCAGCTCGGCGACGGGGGCAGGGTGCTGGCGCTGGTGGGGCCGGGGGACAACGGCGGCGACGCGCTGTGGAGCCTGGCAATGCTGGCGGGGGAGTCGGGGCACCCCTGCACGGCGTTGCTCGTGGCCGAGCACGCTCACGAGGACGGGCTGGCCGCGGCGCGTCAGGCCGGGGCGCAGGTTCTGGACCCGGGGGAGTGGGAGCACCCCCCGCGCCGCCCCGGGGGTGTCTCCTGGGGACCGGGGGACGTGGTGGTCGACGGCATCGTGGGCCTGTCCGGTCGCCCGGGTCTGACCGGCCTCGCTGCCGAGCTCGCGGTCTGGCTCGACGGGCTGCGAGAGGGGGCCACGGCCCCGCACGTGGTGGCGGTCGACCTGCCCAGCGGCGCCGACCCGGACGGCCGGCAGCCGACGCATCCCGGTGAGTTCATCCGGGCCGACACGACGGTGGCGCCGATCACCGCCAAACCGGTGCACCTGCTGCCGGGGACCCGGAGGGCCTGCGGCGAGGTGGTCATCGCGCCCCTCGGGGCGGACGTCTCGGGGGAGCCACCGGCCGTGCGCGAGATGGACCACCACGACCTCGCGGGGTCCTACCCCTGGCCCACCCCCGCGGACCACAAGTACTCGCGGGGCGTGCTGGGCGTGGTGGCCGGGAGCGACGCCTACCCGGGGGCTGCGGTGCTGACCTGTTCGGCCGCCCTGCACACCGGTGTGGGCATGGTCCGGTACGCGGGCCCGCAGCGTGCCACCGACCAGGTCCTGGCCCGGTGCCCCGAGGTGGTCCCCGGTCAGGGGCGGGTCCAGGCCTGGCTGCTGGGGCCCGGCACCTCGGGTGACGACCGGGCGCGCAGGGAGGAGATGCGCGAGCTCGCCCGGCGTCCCGAGCCGTGCGTCCTCGATGCGGGAGCACTCGCCCTGGTCGTCGAGCGCCCGGCCGGTTCGGCCACGGTTCTCACTCCGCACGCCGGGGAGCTGGCGGGGCTGCTCGGGTGGGAGCGCACCGACGTGGAGTCCGACCCGGTGGGGGCCGGGCTCGAGGCCGCGGACCGGTGGGGAGTGACGGTCGTGGTGAAGGGTGCGTGCACCGTGGTGGTCCCGGCTTCAGGGGACCGGAATCAGGGGGTGAGCGTTCTGGACGGGGGAACTGCCTGGATGGCCACCGCTGGGACTGGGGACCTGCTGGCCGGGGCGATCGGTGCCCTGCTGGCTCTCGGCGTGACGCCCCACGACGCGGCGAGCCTGGGCGTAGCACTGCACCAGCGTGCGGGGGTGCTGGCCTCGGGCGGGGGACCGCTGCGGGGACTGCAGCTGGCGCGGCACCTCAGCACGGCCGTGGCGGAACTGCTCCCGGCACCTGAGCGAGGGTCGAGTCGAGCGTCGTGAGGACCCACGGCTGAGCCCGCGGCCACGACCGGGGCCTCAAAACCCGCGGCAGCGCGCCAAGTTGTGCCTGGGCTCAGGTGTGTGTATTGTTCCTCCTCGTTGCCCGGACGGGTGGCCCGCGAGAGTGGTTGTGAGTCTGGTTCGCCAGCGTGCTGCGTGTGGGTTGTTGTCTGGTCTGGGTGGCTCCACTGGTTGCTTCGTGTGTTGGTGGGTCGTGCCTGGTTGGTTGTGATCGGGTTTGCGGCTGACTGCCGGATGGTGTAACGTGGTGGATCGCCCCTGAACGAGATCGCACTGGTGCTCACGGTTGTGAGTGTGCGGTGGGTTTTGGGGAGTGTTTGGTCCTTGAGAACTCAACAGTGTGTCATGAATCGATGCCAAATTATTTTTGTTGTATCCCTTTCGCATCCATGGCTTGCTTGCGCTTCGGTGTGAGTGTGGTTGTGGGTGTGTTTGGTTGATTTCTTTGGCGAGAAGATGAGTCCAGCGACTCATTCTGCTCTGCCAGTATCAATATTTTCTACGGAGAGTTTGATCCTGGCTCAGGACGAACGCTGGCGGCGTGCTTAACACATGCAAGTCGAACGGTGAAGCGAGTGCTTGCACTCGTGGATCAGTGGCGAACGGGTGAGTAACACGTGAGTAACCTGCCCTCCACTCTGGGATAAGCGCTGGAAACGGCGTCTAATACTGGATACGACCGACCCTCGCATGGGGTGTTGGTGGAAAGATTTATCGGTGGTGGATGGACTCGCGGCCTATCAGCTTGTTGGTGGGGTAATGGCCTACCAAGGCGACGACGGGTAGCCGGCCTGAGAGGGCGACCGGCCACACTGGGACTGAGACACGGCCCAGACTCCTACGGGAGGCAGCAGTGGGGAATATTGCACAATGGGCGAAAGCCTGATGCAGCGACGCCGCGTGAGGGATGACGGCCTTCGGGTTGTAAACCTCTTTCAGCAGGGAAGAAGCTTTTGTGACGGTACCTGCAGAAGAAGCACCGGCTAACTACGTGCCAGCAGCCGCGGTAATACGTAGGGTGCGAGCGTTGTCCGGAATTATTGGGCGTAAAGAGCTTGTAGGCGGTTTGTCGCGTCTGCTGTGAAAATTCAGGGCTTAACCCTGGACGTGCAGTGGGTACGGGCAGACTAGAGTATGGTAGGGGAGACTGGAATTCCTGGTGTAGCGGTGGAATGCGCAGATATCAGGAGGAACACCGATGGCGAAGGCAGGTCTCTGGGCCATTACTGACGCTGAGAAGCGAAAGCATGGGGAGCGAACAGGATTAGATACCCTGGTAGTCCATGCCGTAAACGTTGGGCGCTAGGCGTGGGTCTCATTCCACGAGATCCGTGTCGCAGCTAACGCATTAAGCGCCCCGCCTGGGGAGTACGGCCGCAAGGCTAAAACTCAAAGGAATTGACGGGGGCCCGCACAAGCGGCGGAGCATGCTGATTAATTCGATGCAACGCGAAGAACCTTACCAAGGCTTGACATGCACTGGATCGCCTCAGAGATGGGGTTTCCCTTTGGGCTGGTGCACAGGTGGTGCATGGTTGTCGTCAGCTCGTGTCGTGAGATGTTGGGTTAAGTCCCGCAACGAGCGCAACCCTCGTTCTATGTTGCCAGCACGTAATGGTGGGGACTCATAGGAGACTGCCGGGGTCAACTCGGAGGAAGGTGGGGATGACGTCAAATCATCATGCCCCTTATGTCTTGGGCTTCAAGCATGCTACAATGGCCGGTACAGAGGGTTGCGAAACCGTGAGGTGGAGCGAATCCCAAAAAACCGGTCTCAGTTCGGATTGGGGTCTGCAACTCGACCCCATGAAGTCGGAGTCGCTAGTAATCGCAGATCAGCAACGCTGCGGTGAATACGTTCCCGGGCCTTGTACACACCGCCCGTCAAGTCACGAAAGTCGGTAACACCCGAAGACGGTGGCCTAACCCTTGTGGAAGGAGCCGTCTAAGGTGGGACCGGTGATTGGGACTAAGTCGTAACAAGGTAGCCGTACCGGAAGGTGCGGCTGGATCACCTCCTTTCTAAGGAGCTTATTGCACTCG encodes:
- a CDS encoding bifunctional ADP-dependent NAD(P)H-hydrate dehydratase/NAD(P)H-hydrate epimerase, translating into MRAAHHPDDVRRIEQAQGELFRDGTLMQRAARAVAKAVDHQLGDGGRVLALVGPGDNGGDALWSLAMLAGESGHPCTALLVAEHAHEDGLAAARQAGAQVLDPGEWEHPPRRPGGVSWGPGDVVVDGIVGLSGRPGLTGLAAELAVWLDGLREGATAPHVVAVDLPSGADPDGRQPTHPGEFIRADTTVAPITAKPVHLLPGTRRACGEVVIAPLGADVSGEPPAVREMDHHDLAGSYPWPTPADHKYSRGVLGVVAGSDAYPGAAVLTCSAALHTGVGMVRYAGPQRATDQVLARCPEVVPGQGRVQAWLLGPGTSGDDRARREEMRELARRPEPCVLDAGALALVVERPAGSATVLTPHAGELAGLLGWERTDVESDPVGAGLEAADRWGVTVVVKGACTVVVPASGDRNQGVSVLDGGTAWMATAGTGDLLAGAIGALLALGVTPHDAASLGVALHQRAGVLASGGGPLRGLQLARHLSTAVAELLPAPERGSSRAS
- the coaA gene encoding type I pantothenate kinase, which produces MANGTVTHSPYVELDRDDWARLRQSHPMSLSANDVQRIEGLGDRISVEEVEQIYLPLCRLINLYVTNSQRLRATTNQFLGESTARTPFIIGVAGSVAVGKSTTARLLHDLMARWPETPDVQLVTTDGFLYPNAELERRGLMDRKGFPESYDRRKLLRFVSAVKAGSPEVSAPVYSHLVYDIVPDESVVVRQPDVLIVEGLNVLQPPVPRRDGLAGLAVSDFFDFSVYVDARTEDVKRWYLDRFQKLRTTAFADPDSYFHRYADMSAHDAEEFALSVWDSINGPNLQQNIAPTRGRATAVLSKGSDHSVRRVLLRKV
- a CDS encoding class II fumarate hydratase, with translation MTEYRTEHDSMGEMQVPAEALYGASTARAVENFPISGRPVPGAVIHAFGQLKAAAARANAELGNLDQAKADAIVAAAEAVARGEHDEHFPVDIFQTGSGTSTNMNSNEVIATLARQAGTDVHPNDDVNMGQSSNDTFPTAMRVAMVQGVAERLEPALKTLQKALEAKATEFAEVVKAGRTHLMDAVPVTLGQEFGGYARQIELGRERLAQAAQAVAELPLGGTAAGTGLNAHPEFAGKAIADLSRQVGVDMREAADHFEAQSTQDAVVHLSAATRLLAVSLTKICNDLRWMGSGPRAGLGELRLPELQPGSSIMPGKVNPVVPEATLMVCARVIGNDATIAFGGASGSFELNVMLPVMATDMLDSIDLLAGASRVLADRCVSGLEANTEQLAEYAGASTAIVTALNSAIGYEAASKVAKQSLAEKKTVRQVVIDRGHVENGDLTEEQLDQALDLLGMATPHGR
- the glmS gene encoding glutamine--fructose-6-phosphate transaminase (isomerizing), giving the protein MCGIVGFVGRDKNERALDVVMEGLARLEYRGYDSAGVALVGDDHVEIAKKAGKLVNLENELRNHQMPATDTAIGHTRWATHGGPTDENAHPHRGGQDGKLALIHNGIIENFHSLREELEAEGTTFTSETDTEVVAHLLSKHYAGDLTEAMRTVVNRLEGAFTLLAVHADSPGTVVGARRNSPLVIGLGDGENYLGSDVAAFISHTKQAMEMDQDQIATITADAVTVINFDGTPAEGKPFEVTWDAAAAEKGGYDTFMEKEINDQAHAVRDTLLGRTDAEGLLTLDEIKVSEDALRQVNKIIIIACGTSAYAGMVAKYGIEHWARIPVEVDLAHEFRYRDPVLDPNTLVVSISQSGETMDTLMAVRHAKELGARTLSICNSHGSSIPRESDAVLYTHAGPEIAVASTKAFVAQITACYVLGLYFAQLKGGEYADEAGKVLKDLHAIPEKIDELLADTARIEEIARFMADTRSVLFLGRNVGYPIAMEGALKLKELAYIHAEGFAAGELKHGPIALIEPGQPVFIVVPPTDAPHGLHGKVVSNIQEIRARGARTLVIAEEGDEQVVPFADEVIRIPASTPLLQPLLAIIPLQLFSLHLSTAKGLDVDQPRNLAKSVTVE
- a CDS encoding holo-ACP synthase codes for the protein MIVGLGTDVVEVQRLGRALARTPALAARLFTDAERDLPLESLAARFAAKEAVAKALGSPPGLGFLQAEVLRGDQGRPVLRVTGEAARVAAELGVTRWHVSLSHDAGVAVASVVAEGD